Proteins co-encoded in one Stenotrophomonas maltophilia genomic window:
- a CDS encoding DNA repair ATPase: MSQTQPTAESTAAEAGATSVDQAVAQGGAYEVLRRRLAEQGQRLQGLAETLNRQRLTEFGDSRLEVVGRFRIRSENNCVGRDIVQVGPDRLLFGYNVFIGLKTQTRIEDVFGLYRLVQGDDGYDVAALELKGSFLDQPGFVHDFNELYAYYKHARLLQLIVVGDKLLASFQIGERSSDVRVFRWALSRDGELTYLDARGERDIALPPPFDFEWTRATRDLAVNGRHSHLNILDTLFVETTGGDLTIKVENNTETGQGIYSEPVEDSTQSLDDAQFEFARVGSLVLLKVLPYRETEWRGLIYNTLTGGIVRNDAIVQACVQLPEDHGVIFPGGYYLQGGEHKAFDASMAGMQFKRSIRSPNGEDVLYIFYEREGGRSALFVYNTIQRVLQNPVFGHGYALMQDGRMVLFHAEGSEPTRIHPMQVWQTPFSSDEFAASRPPGNTFMGRIGNAELVRGISNLFNLAREIEGQDVSVQRYQRLVADTRRLFDAHHWLGDEACDGAEVLLRQISATGESVLDEYEKVQSIRQQSAQAMVEAEAAHKALLGRLQPQNCDEVQAFVEALNAIAALRGRLLTIRELRYIDTARIEAMTAELVQAQDRVGAATGEFLAGEAALAPLTLRLQALDEAAQQAQSARQLDEQLEGLRGMAADLDMLSELMAGLKVDDATARTRVVESISVLYGRLNQARTRADQRRRSLGSAEAVAQFAAQFALFSQSITSALALATDPERADEQLSRLLVQLEELESQFGEHEQFLGDILSKREELVEAFDTHKQALLDDRQRKARSVLDAANRILDGLAKRTERFASPDELNAFFAGDPLILKLRELAERLRTLHDNVKADDIEARLKGVRDQAVRQLRDRSDLYEAGGNVVRLGPRHRFSVNTQALDLTLLPRGDTLAIHLTGTDFLETLHDPELDALKPFWPVTLDSESEAIYRGEYLAGCLLRTAEAGRDGLDLPQLLHDAAEPEALDQRVRAFAAPRYREGYERGIHDHDAALILRALLPLQQAAGPLRHAPRVRALAQVFWAALQRDDAVAQWPSRQAGADTIARLFGSDEGRQALRVEMAKALHDYAQAQALPFDADMAADAAAYLADELRDGDPVFSISRHAQALLDALSSRLEQAGQRDAFERALQRNQDPLATRWALAGQWLRALASLPAQAAHAGYVDEAAALLLVQRQLRTRASEATLRAEVKGLLGEHPRIQGGTLVLTLDDFQSRLQHHLQRFVPSFHAYQSVRQGIISRERQALRLSEFKARPLSSFVRNKLINDVYLGVIGDNLAKQMGTVGENKRSDLMGLLMMISPPGYGKTTLMEYVAHRLGLVFMKINGPALGHEVRSLDPQQAPDATSRQELEKLNLALEMGNNTMLYVDDIQHTHPEFLQKFISLCDGTRRIEGVWRGRTRTYDMRGKKFCVVMAGNPYTESGEVFKIPDMLANRADIYNLGDVLGGMEAAFTLSYIENSLTSNPVLAPLATRDMADLYVLVDRAMGKEVSTNGLSHAYSSAEINEITATLQRMLRVRDVVYRVNQQYIASAAQDDRYRTEPPFRLQGSYRNMNKLAEKISPVMNEEELQQLISDHYLGEAQLLTTGAEENLLKLAELRGVLDDAQAQRWAQIKRDFLRNKAMGADDSDVGGRVVAQLADIATALQQPPPAQEAIAVAAPVPWQALLEALQRISETRQPSATSASIAAAPGVPATVLAEDLQAGLAPLVELLAASQAQQVQVSQTLAAFAGWARQQVEHRGHGSGVPQRARVRRATTPEERALDEALMRHFYGESLPPEDAEGSAASSPQPPPLP; the protein is encoded by the coding sequence ATGTCTCAAACCCAACCGACCGCCGAATCCACCGCAGCGGAGGCCGGCGCCACCAGCGTCGACCAGGCCGTTGCCCAGGGCGGTGCCTACGAAGTCCTGCGCCGCCGCCTGGCCGAGCAGGGCCAGCGCCTGCAGGGCCTGGCCGAAACGCTCAACCGCCAGCGCCTGACCGAGTTCGGCGACAGCCGGCTGGAAGTGGTCGGGCGTTTCCGCATCCGCAGCGAGAACAACTGCGTCGGCCGTGACATCGTGCAGGTGGGCCCGGACCGCCTGCTGTTCGGCTACAACGTGTTCATCGGGCTGAAGACCCAGACCCGCATCGAGGATGTGTTCGGCCTGTACCGGCTGGTGCAGGGCGACGACGGCTACGATGTCGCCGCGCTGGAGCTGAAGGGCAGCTTCCTCGACCAGCCGGGCTTCGTGCACGATTTCAATGAGCTGTATGCCTACTACAAGCATGCACGCCTGTTGCAGCTGATCGTGGTGGGCGACAAGCTGCTGGCCTCGTTCCAGATCGGCGAGCGCAGCAGTGACGTGCGCGTGTTCCGCTGGGCGCTGTCGCGCGATGGCGAACTGACCTATCTGGATGCGCGCGGTGAGCGCGATATCGCTTTGCCGCCGCCGTTCGACTTCGAATGGACCAGGGCGACCCGCGACCTGGCGGTCAATGGCCGCCATTCGCACCTGAACATCCTCGACACCCTGTTCGTGGAAACCACCGGTGGCGACCTGACCATCAAGGTCGAGAACAACACCGAAACCGGGCAGGGCATCTACAGCGAACCAGTCGAGGACAGCACCCAGTCGCTGGACGACGCCCAGTTCGAGTTCGCCCGGGTCGGTTCGCTGGTGCTGCTGAAGGTGCTGCCGTATCGCGAGACGGAGTGGCGCGGCCTGATCTACAACACGCTGACCGGCGGCATCGTGCGCAACGATGCGATCGTGCAGGCCTGCGTGCAGCTGCCCGAAGACCACGGCGTGATCTTCCCGGGTGGCTATTACCTGCAGGGCGGCGAGCACAAGGCGTTCGACGCCTCGATGGCCGGCATGCAGTTCAAGCGCAGCATCCGCTCGCCGAACGGCGAGGACGTGCTGTACATCTTCTACGAGCGCGAAGGCGGGCGCTCGGCACTGTTCGTCTACAACACCATCCAGCGCGTGCTGCAGAACCCGGTGTTCGGCCATGGCTACGCCTTGATGCAGGACGGGCGCATGGTGCTGTTCCATGCCGAGGGCAGCGAACCGACCCGCATCCATCCGATGCAGGTCTGGCAGACCCCGTTCAGCAGTGACGAGTTTGCCGCCAGCCGGCCGCCCGGCAACACCTTCATGGGCCGCATCGGCAACGCCGAACTGGTGCGCGGCATCTCCAACCTGTTCAACCTGGCACGTGAGATTGAAGGCCAGGACGTGTCGGTACAGCGCTACCAGCGCCTGGTCGCCGACACCCGCAGGCTGTTCGACGCCCACCACTGGCTGGGCGACGAGGCCTGCGATGGCGCCGAGGTGCTGCTGCGACAGATCAGCGCCACCGGCGAATCGGTGCTGGACGAATACGAGAAGGTGCAGTCGATCCGCCAGCAGTCGGCGCAGGCGATGGTCGAGGCCGAGGCCGCGCACAAGGCGCTGCTTGGCCGGCTGCAGCCGCAGAACTGTGATGAAGTGCAGGCCTTCGTCGAGGCGCTCAATGCGATCGCTGCCTTGCGTGGGCGGCTGCTGACCATCCGCGAGCTGCGCTACATCGACACCGCGCGCATCGAGGCGATGACCGCCGAGCTGGTACAGGCGCAGGACCGTGTTGGCGCCGCCACCGGTGAATTCCTCGCGGGCGAGGCCGCACTGGCGCCGCTCACCCTGCGGCTGCAGGCGCTGGATGAAGCCGCCCAGCAGGCGCAGAGTGCCCGCCAGCTGGACGAGCAGCTGGAAGGGCTGCGTGGCATGGCCGCCGACCTGGACATGCTGTCCGAGCTGATGGCCGGGCTGAAGGTGGACGATGCCACTGCCCGAACCCGTGTGGTCGAGTCGATCTCGGTGCTCTATGGCCGCCTCAACCAGGCCCGCACACGCGCTGATCAGCGCCGCCGATCGCTGGGCTCGGCCGAGGCCGTAGCGCAGTTCGCCGCACAGTTCGCACTGTTTTCGCAATCGATCACCAGTGCGCTGGCCCTGGCCACCGACCCGGAGCGCGCCGACGAACAGTTGTCGCGCCTGCTGGTGCAGTTGGAAGAGCTGGAGAGCCAGTTCGGCGAGCATGAACAGTTCCTCGGCGACATCCTGAGCAAGCGCGAGGAACTGGTCGAGGCATTTGATACGCACAAGCAGGCCTTGCTGGACGATCGCCAGCGCAAGGCGCGTTCAGTGCTCGATGCGGCCAATCGCATCCTTGACGGCCTGGCCAAGCGCACCGAACGCTTTGCCAGCCCTGACGAGCTCAACGCGTTCTTCGCCGGCGATCCGTTGATCCTCAAGCTGCGTGAGCTGGCCGAACGCCTGCGCACCTTGCATGACAACGTCAAGGCCGACGACATCGAGGCGCGCCTGAAGGGCGTGCGCGACCAGGCGGTGCGCCAGCTGCGCGACCGCAGCGATCTGTACGAAGCCGGTGGCAATGTGGTGCGGCTGGGGCCGCGGCATCGTTTCAGCGTCAATACACAGGCACTGGATCTGACCCTGCTGCCGCGCGGCGATACGCTGGCCATCCATCTGACCGGCACCGATTTCCTGGAAACCCTGCACGACCCGGAACTGGACGCGCTGAAGCCGTTCTGGCCGGTCACGTTGGATTCGGAATCCGAAGCCATCTACCGCGGCGAGTACCTGGCCGGCTGCCTGCTGCGCACGGCAGAAGCGGGGCGCGACGGGCTGGACCTGCCCCAACTGCTGCACGACGCCGCCGAACCGGAGGCCCTGGACCAGCGCGTGCGTGCGTTTGCCGCGCCGCGTTACCGCGAGGGCTACGAGCGTGGCATCCACGACCACGACGCCGCGCTGATACTGCGTGCGCTGTTGCCGTTGCAGCAGGCCGCCGGTCCGCTGCGGCATGCGCCACGGGTACGCGCCCTGGCCCAGGTGTTCTGGGCCGCGCTGCAACGCGACGATGCTGTCGCGCAGTGGCCCAGCCGCCAGGCCGGCGCTGACACCATTGCCCGTCTGTTCGGATCCGACGAGGGCCGTCAGGCGCTGCGCGTCGAAATGGCCAAGGCCCTGCACGACTATGCGCAGGCGCAGGCCCTTCCGTTCGATGCCGACATGGCCGCCGATGCGGCCGCCTATCTGGCCGATGAACTGCGCGATGGTGACCCGGTCTTCAGCATCAGCCGACATGCGCAGGCGCTGTTGGATGCCTTGTCCTCACGGTTGGAGCAGGCCGGTCAGCGCGATGCTTTCGAACGCGCGCTGCAGCGCAACCAGGATCCGCTGGCCACGCGCTGGGCCCTGGCCGGGCAGTGGCTGCGTGCGTTGGCCAGCCTGCCGGCCCAGGCTGCGCACGCTGGTTACGTCGACGAAGCCGCCGCGCTGCTGCTGGTGCAGCGGCAGCTGCGCACGCGTGCCAGCGAGGCCACGCTGCGCGCCGAGGTGAAGGGGCTGCTGGGCGAGCACCCGCGCATCCAGGGCGGCACGCTGGTGCTGACGCTGGACGATTTCCAGTCGCGGCTGCAGCATCATCTGCAGCGCTTTGTGCCCTCCTTCCATGCCTACCAGAGCGTGCGCCAGGGCATCATCAGCCGCGAGCGGCAGGCCCTGCGCCTGTCCGAGTTCAAGGCGCGTCCGCTGTCCTCGTTCGTGCGCAACAAGCTCATCAATGACGTCTACCTGGGGGTGATCGGCGACAACCTGGCCAAGCAGATGGGCACGGTCGGCGAGAACAAGCGCAGCGACCTGATGGGCCTGCTGATGATGATTTCGCCGCCAGGCTACGGCAAGACCACGTTGATGGAATACGTGGCGCATCGCCTGGGCCTGGTTTTCATGAAGATCAACGGGCCGGCGCTGGGCCATGAAGTGCGCTCGCTCGATCCACAGCAAGCGCCCGATGCGACCTCGCGGCAGGAACTGGAGAAGCTCAACCTGGCGCTGGAGATGGGCAACAACACCATGCTGTATGTCGACGACATCCAGCACACCCATCCCGAGTTCCTGCAGAAATTCATTTCGCTGTGCGACGGTACCCGCCGTATCGAGGGCGTGTGGCGTGGCCGCACCCGCACCTACGACATGCGCGGCAAGAAGTTCTGCGTGGTCATGGCCGGTAACCCGTATACCGAGTCGGGTGAGGTGTTCAAGATTCCGGACATGCTGGCCAACCGTGCCGACATCTACAACCTCGGTGATGTGCTGGGCGGCATGGAAGCGGCGTTCACCCTCAGCTATATCGAGAACAGCCTGACCTCCAATCCGGTGCTGGCGCCGCTGGCCACCCGTGACATGGCCGACCTGTACGTGCTGGTTGATCGCGCGATGGGCAAGGAGGTCTCGACCAACGGCCTCAGTCACGCCTACAGCAGTGCGGAGATCAACGAGATCACCGCCACCCTGCAGCGCATGCTGCGCGTGCGCGACGTGGTCTACCGGGTCAACCAGCAGTACATCGCCAGTGCCGCACAGGACGATCGCTACCGCACCGAACCGCCGTTCCGCCTGCAGGGCAGCTACCGCAACATGAACAAGCTGGCCGAGAAGATCTCGCCGGTGATGAACGAAGAAGAGCTGCAGCAGCTGATCTCCGACCATTACCTGGGCGAGGCGCAGCTGCTGACCACCGGCGCCGAGGAGAACCTGCTGAAGCTGGCCGAACTGCGCGGCGTGCTGGATGATGCGCAGGCCCAGCGCTGGGCACAGATCAAGCGCGATTTCCTGCGCAACAAGGCCATGGGCGCCGACGACAGCGACGTCGGTGGGCGAGTGGTTGCGCAGTTGGCCGACATCGCCACGGCCCTGCAACAGCCACCGCCGGCGCAGGAAGCCATCGCCGTTGCGGCACCGGTGCCGTGGCAGGCGTTGCTGGAGGCCTTGCAGCGCATTTCTGAAACACGTCAGCCCTCTGCCACGTCGGCGTCGATCGCGGCGGCTCCGGGCGTGCCGGCCACGGTCCTGGCCGAAGACCTGCAGGCCGGCCTGGCACCGTTGGTCGAACTGTTGGCGGCATCGCAGGCGCAGCAGGTACAGGTGTCGCAGACCTTGGCCGCGTTCGCCGGCTGGGCGCGGCAGCAGGTCGAGCATCGTGGGCACGGTAGTGGGGTGCCGCAGCGTGCACGCGTTCGCCGTGCCACGACGCCGGAAGAACGCGCACTGGACGAGGCCTTGATGCGCCACTTCTACGGCGAGTCGCTGCCACCGGAAGACGCTGAAGGCAGCGCGGCATCGAGCCCACAGCCGCCGCCTCTGCCGTGA
- the accD gene encoding acetyl-CoA carboxylase, carboxyltransferase subunit beta, which translates to MSWLSKLMPSGIRTDNTPSKKRSVPEGLWEKCSNCGSALYRPELEENLEVCPKCGHHMAIRARARLAALFDVDSTTEIGARLGPTDLLKFKDQKKYSERIKIAQKNTGEYDALIAMRGLLKGRALVASSFDFAFMGGSMGSVVGERFALAAETAVEIGAPYVCFSQSGGARMQEGLFSLMQMAKTSAALGKLREAGLPYISVLTHPTTGGVSASFAMLGDINIAEPQALIGFAGPRVIEQTVREKLPEGFQRSEFLLEHGAIDQICDRRELRDRLSDLLAMLGRQPAPEVV; encoded by the coding sequence ATGAGTTGGCTCAGCAAGTTGATGCCGTCCGGCATCCGCACCGACAACACCCCCAGCAAGAAGCGCAGCGTCCCCGAGGGCCTGTGGGAAAAGTGCAGCAACTGCGGCAGTGCGCTGTACCGGCCGGAACTGGAAGAGAACCTGGAGGTGTGCCCGAAGTGCGGCCACCACATGGCGATCCGCGCGCGTGCGCGGCTGGCGGCGTTGTTCGACGTCGACAGCACCACCGAGATCGGTGCGCGCCTGGGGCCGACCGACCTGCTCAAGTTCAAGGACCAGAAGAAGTACAGCGAGCGCATCAAGATCGCGCAGAAGAACACTGGCGAGTACGACGCACTGATCGCCATGCGCGGCCTGCTCAAGGGCCGTGCGCTGGTGGCGTCGTCGTTCGATTTCGCCTTCATGGGCGGCTCGATGGGGTCGGTGGTCGGTGAGCGCTTCGCGCTGGCCGCGGAAACCGCTGTCGAGATCGGCGCGCCCTACGTGTGCTTCTCGCAGAGCGGTGGTGCGCGCATGCAGGAAGGCCTGTTCTCGCTGATGCAGATGGCCAAGACCTCGGCTGCGCTGGGCAAGCTGCGTGAAGCCGGGCTGCCGTACATCTCGGTGCTGACCCACCCGACCACCGGCGGCGTGTCGGCCTCGTTCGCGATGCTGGGCGACATCAACATCGCCGAGCCGCAGGCGCTGATCGGTTTCGCCGGCCCGCGCGTGATCGAGCAGACGGTGCGCGAGAAGCTGCCGGAAGGGTTCCAGCGCTCGGAGTTCCTGCTCGAGCACGGTGCCATCGACCAGATCTGCGACCGTCGTGAACTGCGCGACCGGCTGTCCGATCTGCTGGCCATGCTCGGCCGTCAGCCGGCGCCGGAGGTGGTTTGA
- a CDS encoding OB-fold-containig protein, translated as MQEFLTVVFCFPTLPYSIVLAVALVYWGLAAFGLVDDGFGDLGADGALDGGNDLSGLSALLQRFGLGGVPVMVVVTLLGFFGWALTYFIHLFVLLPLPDLLRWGFGALVAVLAPLPAIPLTALLLRPIRRFLLRLRPVAQTSLLGRIGEVASPKVDARSGHATVDDGGAGLVLQVRSDIELQRGERIVLVEHVAEKHYYRVVRADAVALDFQDNLLPGNKENH; from the coding sequence ATGCAGGAATTCCTCACCGTGGTGTTTTGTTTCCCGACCCTGCCGTACAGCATCGTGCTGGCGGTAGCGCTGGTCTATTGGGGGCTTGCCGCGTTTGGCCTGGTGGATGACGGATTCGGCGACCTCGGCGCCGACGGCGCGCTGGACGGCGGCAACGATCTCAGCGGCCTGTCGGCCCTGCTGCAGCGCTTCGGCCTGGGCGGCGTGCCGGTCATGGTCGTGGTCACCCTGCTGGGTTTCTTCGGCTGGGCCTTGACCTACTTCATCCATCTGTTCGTACTGTTGCCACTGCCGGACCTGCTGCGCTGGGGGTTCGGCGCGCTCGTGGCCGTGCTCGCTCCACTGCCGGCGATACCGCTGACGGCACTGCTGCTGCGCCCGATCCGTCGGTTCCTGCTGCGCCTGCGGCCGGTGGCCCAGACCTCGCTGCTGGGGCGTATCGGCGAGGTCGCCTCGCCGAAGGTGGACGCGCGCAGCGGCCACGCCACGGTCGACGACGGTGGCGCCGGGCTGGTCCTGCAGGTTCGCAGCGACATCGAACTGCAGCGTGGCGAGCGCATCGTGCTGGTAGAGCACGTGGCCGAAAAGCACTACTACCGGGTGGTCCGCGCCGACGCGGTCGCCCTCGATTTCCAGGACAACCTGCTTCCGGGCAACAAGGAGAATCACTGA
- a CDS encoding LysR family transcriptional regulator: MSSSSLPPLNALRAFEATARLGGVGRAAQDLHVTHGAVSRQLKLLEDHLGLALFQRAGRGLRLTAAGTQLHAACGEAFGRIEDCVRELRRPAASPALVLGCSGSVLARWMIPRLPALQAALPGVRLQWSALDGSFTEAQAALDAVLLLAQGPWPRGWQVHELAPERVGVVVAPSHPAAQRLRSGPPSVLLQETLLHTRSRPQAWPAWAKAHDLDASKLQLGTAFDHLYYLLEAAVAGLGPAIAPEPLVAQDLAAGRLVAPWGFTATGGFWVLARPDGPLDARVDALADWLVGQL; encoded by the coding sequence ATGAGCAGCTCATCGCTTCCGCCGCTCAACGCGCTGCGGGCGTTCGAGGCCACCGCGCGCCTGGGCGGTGTCGGCCGTGCCGCGCAGGACCTTCACGTCACCCACGGTGCGGTCAGCCGGCAGCTGAAGCTGCTGGAGGACCACCTGGGCCTGGCGTTGTTCCAGCGTGCCGGCCGTGGCCTGCGCCTGACAGCCGCCGGCACCCAACTGCACGCCGCGTGCGGTGAGGCGTTCGGTCGCATCGAAGACTGTGTGCGTGAACTGCGGCGGCCTGCGGCGTCACCAGCGCTGGTGCTGGGCTGCAGTGGCAGTGTGCTGGCACGCTGGATGATCCCGCGCCTGCCTGCACTGCAGGCGGCCCTGCCCGGCGTGCGCCTGCAATGGTCGGCGCTGGACGGCAGCTTCACCGAGGCGCAGGCGGCGCTGGACGCGGTGCTGCTGCTGGCACAGGGGCCGTGGCCGCGCGGTTGGCAGGTGCATGAGCTGGCACCGGAACGGGTGGGCGTGGTGGTCGCGCCCTCCCATCCGGCCGCGCAGCGCCTGCGCAGCGGGCCCCCCTCGGTGCTGCTGCAGGAGACGCTGCTGCACACCCGCTCACGGCCGCAGGCGTGGCCGGCATGGGCGAAGGCGCATGATCTGGATGCGTCGAAGCTGCAGCTGGGCACCGCCTTCGATCACCTCTACTACCTGTTGGAAGCAGCGGTAGCCGGGCTGGGCCCGGCCATTGCGCCCGAGCCACTGGTGGCCCAGGACCTGGCCGCGGGCCGGCTGGTGGCCCCTTGGGGCTTCACTGCTACCGGTGGCTTCTGGGTGCTGGCCCGGCCCGATGGCCCATTGGATGCGCGGGTCGATGCCCTGGCCGATTGGTTGGTGGGGCAGCTGTAG
- the trpA gene encoding tryptophan synthase subunit alpha: protein MSVERIDACFARLRAAGRKALIPFVTAGDPSLEATVPVMHALVEAGADVIELGVPFSDPMADGPTIQRSSERALARGAGSRYVLQAVAQFRERDAQTPVVLMGYLNPVEIHGYAAFAQAAVAAGVDGVLLVDLPPEEAGEAQQAFDTAGLALVLLASPTTSEARADKLLALARGYLYYVSFAGVTGASERLDSDAAGARLQALRQRASVPVVAGFGIKDAASAAAMARQADGVVVGSALVAALADADSADEAARRARAFLSPLRQALDD, encoded by the coding sequence ATGTCCGTTGAGCGTATCGATGCCTGTTTCGCCCGCCTGCGTGCCGCTGGCCGCAAGGCGCTGATTCCCTTTGTCACCGCCGGTGATCCCTCGCTGGAAGCGACCGTGCCGGTCATGCATGCACTGGTCGAGGCCGGTGCCGATGTGATCGAACTGGGGGTGCCGTTCTCCGACCCGATGGCCGACGGCCCGACCATCCAGCGCAGCTCCGAACGCGCGCTGGCACGCGGTGCCGGTAGTCGTTACGTGCTGCAGGCGGTGGCGCAGTTCCGTGAGCGCGACGCACAGACCCCGGTGGTGCTGATGGGCTACCTGAACCCGGTGGAGATCCATGGCTATGCCGCGTTCGCCCAGGCCGCGGTGGCGGCGGGCGTGGACGGCGTGCTGCTGGTCGACCTGCCGCCGGAAGAAGCCGGCGAAGCGCAGCAGGCGTTCGATACCGCCGGCCTGGCGCTGGTGCTGCTGGCCTCGCCGACCACCAGCGAAGCGCGCGCCGACAAGCTGCTGGCGCTGGCCCGTGGTTACCTCTATTACGTGAGCTTTGCCGGTGTGACCGGCGCATCGGAGCGGTTGGACAGCGATGCGGCCGGTGCACGCCTGCAGGCCCTGCGCCAGCGCGCTTCGGTGCCGGTGGTGGCTGGCTTCGGGATCAAGGATGCCGCCAGTGCCGCGGCGATGGCGCGGCAGGCCGACGGTGTGGTGGTCGGCAGTGCGCTGGTGGCCGCATTGGCCGACGCCGACTCGGCCGACGAGGCCGCCCGGCGTGCCCGGGCCTTCCTCAGCCCGTTGCGGCAGGCCCTTGACGACTGA
- a CDS encoding toxic anion resistance protein, translating to MTQDSQTPAALMPGTTTAAPLDEGALQALGLGREDLPRIAEIRMELDDLRPGNLQVFGREAATRTAAFSSQLLDQVRNRDLDASGEKLGEVVRIARSLKLDGFAQRSKVPVIGGLIDRLRVSKGELVQKFSDTNAQIEQLLGDVGVQQTLMAKRVGEFDRMHDIVREERHALGLYAAAGKQRLAELQAEQLAGQGSEDPQQRIRQGEIDNAIRLIDKRVSDLQLMQHAADQSLPMIRLIQANALQLIEKFNAVRDITIPSWKRQFAIQLSLGEQKAAVELSTAIDDATNELMRRNADLLRQASVDTARSNQRGVIDVATLRHVHDQLIATVEEVRSIHREGMQQRQQAEVELSRLREDLQQRLAAPTAP from the coding sequence ATGACCCAGGACAGCCAGACCCCCGCTGCGCTCATGCCCGGCACGACGACCGCCGCTCCGCTCGATGAGGGCGCACTGCAGGCCCTGGGCCTGGGCCGCGAGGATCTGCCTCGCATCGCCGAGATCCGCATGGAGCTGGACGATCTGCGACCGGGCAACCTGCAGGTGTTCGGGCGTGAAGCCGCCACGCGCACGGCGGCGTTCTCCAGCCAGTTGCTGGACCAGGTGCGCAACCGCGACCTGGACGCCAGTGGCGAGAAACTGGGCGAAGTGGTGCGCATCGCGCGCAGCCTGAAGCTGGACGGCTTCGCGCAGAGGTCGAAAGTGCCGGTGATCGGTGGCCTGATCGATCGCCTACGCGTATCCAAGGGCGAGCTGGTACAGAAGTTCAGCGATACCAACGCGCAGATCGAGCAGTTGCTGGGCGATGTCGGCGTGCAGCAGACGTTGATGGCCAAGCGCGTGGGCGAGTTCGACCGCATGCATGACATCGTCCGCGAAGAGCGCCATGCGCTCGGCCTGTATGCGGCGGCGGGCAAGCAGCGGCTGGCGGAACTGCAGGCCGAGCAACTGGCTGGGCAGGGCAGTGAGGATCCGCAGCAGCGCATCCGCCAGGGCGAGATCGACAATGCGATCCGGCTGATCGACAAGCGCGTGTCCGACCTGCAGCTGATGCAGCATGCTGCCGATCAGTCGCTGCCGATGATCCGGTTGATCCAGGCCAACGCGCTGCAGCTGATCGAGAAGTTCAATGCCGTCCGCGACATCACCATTCCGTCGTGGAAGCGCCAGTTCGCGATCCAGCTTTCGCTGGGAGAGCAGAAGGCGGCGGTTGAACTGTCCACGGCCATCGACGATGCCACCAATGAGCTGATGCGCCGCAATGCCGACCTGCTGCGCCAGGCATCGGTGGATACCGCGCGCAGCAACCAGCGTGGGGTGATCGACGTTGCCACGCTGCGTCATGTGCACGACCAGCTGATTGCCACGGTCGAGGAAGTGCGCAGCATCCATCGCGAAGGCATGCAGCAGCGCCAGCAGGCCGAAGTCGAGCTGTCGCGCCTGCGCGAAGATCTGCAGCAACGCCTGGCCGCACCCACCGCGCCGTAG
- the trpB gene encoding tryptophan synthase subunit beta, with product MSASPIADFHAFPDAQGHFGRYGGSFVAETLVGPLQELAQAYDQARQDPAFQQAYDRDLAHYVGRPSPIYHAQRLSDHVGGAQILLKREDLNHTGAHKINNTIGQALLAARMGKKRIIAETGAGQHGVASATVAARLGLECVVYMGATDIERQKINVYRMKLLGATVVPVTSGSATLKDALNEAMRDWVTNVQDTFYIIGTVAGPDPYPRMVRDFNAIVGREAREQMLAEYGRLPDAITACVGGGSNAIGLFHAFLNDRQVEIVGAEAAGDGIHTGRHAASIAAGRPGVLHGNRTYVLCDDDGQIIETHSVSAGLDYPGVGPEHAFLADTGRARYLGITDEEALQAFHLLAHTEGILPALESSHALAQAIKLARERPRDQIVLCNLSGRGDKDVHTIAAREGLVL from the coding sequence ATGTCAGCTTCCCCCATTGCCGACTTCCATGCCTTCCCGGATGCCCAGGGTCACTTCGGCCGCTACGGTGGCAGCTTTGTCGCCGAAACCCTGGTCGGCCCGCTGCAGGAACTGGCCCAGGCCTATGACCAGGCCCGCCAGGACCCTGCCTTCCAGCAGGCCTACGACCGCGACCTGGCCCACTACGTGGGCCGGCCGAGCCCGATCTACCACGCCCAGCGCCTGAGCGACCATGTCGGCGGCGCGCAGATCCTGCTCAAGCGCGAAGACCTGAACCATACCGGCGCGCACAAGATCAACAACACCATCGGCCAGGCGCTGCTGGCGGCGCGGATGGGCAAGAAACGCATCATCGCCGAGACCGGCGCCGGCCAGCACGGCGTGGCCAGTGCCACGGTGGCCGCACGGCTTGGCCTGGAGTGCGTGGTGTACATGGGTGCCACCGATATCGAGCGGCAGAAGATCAACGTCTACCGCATGAAGCTGCTCGGCGCGACGGTGGTGCCGGTCACCTCCGGCTCGGCCACCCTCAAGGACGCGCTCAACGAAGCGATGCGCGACTGGGTGACCAACGTGCAGGACACCTTCTACATCATCGGCACCGTGGCCGGCCCGGACCCGTACCCGCGCATGGTGCGTGACTTCAACGCCATCGTCGGCCGCGAAGCGCGCGAGCAGATGCTGGCCGAGTATGGCCGTCTGCCCGATGCGATCACCGCCTGCGTCGGCGGCGGCAGCAACGCGATCGGGCTGTTCCATGCCTTCCTCAACGATCGCCAGGTCGAGATCGTGGGCGCCGAGGCGGCCGGCGATGGCATCCACACCGGTCGCCACGCCGCGTCGATCGCCGCCGGCCGCCCCGGCGTGCTGCACGGCAACCGCACCTACGTGCTGTGCGATGACGATGGCCAGATCATCGAGACCCACTCGGTCTCGGCGGGCCTGGATTACCCCGGCGTCGGCCCCGAACACGCTTTCCTGGCCGATACCGGCCGTGCGCGCTACCTCGGCATCACCGATGAGGAAGCATTGCAGGCCTTCCACCTGCTGGCGCACACCGAAGGCATCCTGCCGGCGCTGGAATCCAGCCATGCGCTGGCGCAGGCGATCAAGCTGGCGCGTGAGCGCCCGCGCGACCAGATCGTGCTGTGCAACCTGTCCGGCCGTGGCGACAAGGACGTGCACACCATCGCCGCGCGCGAAGGCCTGGTGCTGTGA